One region of Priestia megaterium genomic DNA includes:
- a CDS encoding demethylmenaquinone methyltransferase, producing MQQSKEQRVHGVFEKIYKNYDQMNSVISFQRHKAWRKDTMKRMNVQKGTKALDVCCGTADWTLAMAEAVGETGEAVGLDFSQNMLKIGEEKVKNSPFSNITLLHGNAMELPFEDNSFDYVTIGFGLRNVPDYLQVLKEMQRVVKPGGKVVCLETSQPTMIGYRQMYLLYFKYIMPALGKMVAKSYDEYSWLQESARDFPGQKQLADMFREAGLTDVEVKSYTGGVAAMHLGYKR from the coding sequence ATGCAGCAATCAAAAGAACAGCGTGTCCATGGCGTATTTGAAAAAATATACAAAAATTATGATCAAATGAATTCTGTTATTAGTTTTCAGCGTCATAAGGCATGGCGCAAAGATACGATGAAGCGAATGAATGTTCAAAAAGGAACAAAAGCTTTAGATGTTTGTTGCGGAACTGCGGATTGGACGCTAGCTATGGCTGAAGCAGTTGGAGAAACAGGAGAGGCAGTTGGCCTGGATTTTAGTCAAAATATGCTAAAGATTGGTGAAGAGAAAGTAAAAAACTCACCTTTTTCAAATATTACTTTACTACATGGCAATGCAATGGAGCTTCCTTTTGAAGATAATTCATTTGACTATGTAACGATTGGATTCGGACTGCGCAACGTGCCCGATTACCTTCAAGTTTTAAAGGAAATGCAGCGCGTCGTGAAACCTGGCGGAAAAGTGGTTTGCCTTGAAACGTCTCAGCCAACGATGATTGGTTACCGACAAATGTACTTGCTTTATTTTAAGTATATTATGCCTGCGCTTGGAAAGATGGTCGCTAAAAGCTATGATGAATATTCATGGCTTCAAGAGTCAGCTAGGGACTTTCCAGGTCAAAAGCAATTGGCTGATATGTTCCGTGAAGCCGGTTTGACAGATGTTGAAGTGAAATCTTACACAGGTGGAGTAGCGGCGATGCATCTAGGGTACAAACGATAA
- a CDS encoding heptaprenyl diphosphate synthase component 1: MSVKTIYDIVANMKEQLHVELSHPYVKKYIHHPRIDENRLLYMCSFLDTLSMEEEKKNSSVLSVMLVQTALDTHDLVSTQNVSGNEGKLHERQLVVLAGDYYSGLYYYYLAQSSQLNLMKVIASAIKEINIAKIHIYNNRSTNPHDVMNSFLAAESSFVRCLCDYFEREEWKELLKHAAYLNGILKQLKSLQHKEPTLLLNYCKQIGMNQEQIKEYLYSYTQQSVDIVRGYLRSEFAMNEFLREHLDELTSSLEVLKNVVGEG, encoded by the coding sequence ATGAGCGTAAAAACCATCTATGATATTGTGGCCAACATGAAAGAACAGCTTCATGTTGAATTAAGTCATCCATATGTAAAAAAATATATTCATCATCCGCGTATTGATGAAAATAGATTACTGTACATGTGTTCGTTCTTAGATACTCTTTCAATGGAAGAAGAAAAAAAGAACAGCTCTGTGCTATCTGTGATGCTCGTTCAAACCGCACTTGATACCCACGATCTAGTCTCCACTCAAAATGTTAGCGGAAATGAAGGGAAGCTGCATGAGAGGCAGCTGGTAGTTTTGGCCGGAGATTATTACAGCGGCCTGTACTATTACTATTTAGCTCAAAGCAGCCAGCTGAATTTAATGAAAGTTATAGCATCTGCTATTAAAGAAATTAATATCGCTAAGATACACATTTATAACAATCGCTCTACTAATCCACACGACGTTATGAATAGTTTTTTAGCAGCAGAATCATCGTTTGTAAGATGCTTATGTGACTATTTTGAACGTGAAGAGTGGAAAGAACTTTTAAAACATGCAGCGTATTTGAATGGGATATTAAAGCAATTAAAGTCATTACAGCATAAAGAGCCTACTCTCTTGCTAAACTATTGCAAACAAATTGGCATGAATCAAGAACAAATAAAAGAATACCTTTATTCGTATACTCAACAGTCTGTAGATATTGTTAGAGGGTACTTACGAAGTGAATTTGCGATGAATGAGTTTTTAAGAGAGCACTTAGATGAACTTACATCTAGCTTAGAAGTGTTGAAAAATGTCGTAGGAGAAGGATAG
- the mtrB gene encoding trp RNA-binding attenuation protein MtrB, whose translation MTQKGTPEYIVIKAVEDGVNVIGLTRGADTRFHHSEKLDKGEVMIAQFTEHTSAIKIRGKAVVQTVHGEIESDTKK comes from the coding sequence ATGACACAAAAAGGAACGCCAGAGTATATTGTCATTAAAGCGGTCGAAGATGGAGTTAACGTAATTGGCTTAACGCGAGGAGCAGATACGCGATTTCATCATTCAGAAAAACTAGATAAAGGCGAAGTGATGATTGCGCAGTTTACTGAGCATACATCCGCAATTAAAATTCGTGGCAAAGCCGTCGTTCAGACTGTTCACGGAGAAATTGAATCCGATACGAAAAAATAA
- the folE gene encoding GTP cyclohydrolase I FolE — MSSVNKPQIEQAVRLILEAIGEDPNREGLLDTPKRVAKMYEEVFSGLNEDPKEHFKTVFGEDHEELVLVKDIPFYSMCEHHLVPFYGKAHVAYIPKGGRVTGLSKLARAVEAVAKRPQLQERITSTVADSIVETLEPHGVMVVVEAEHMCMTMRGIKKPGAMTITSAVRGVLEHDASSRAEVLSLIKS; from the coding sequence ATGTCATCTGTAAATAAACCACAGATCGAACAAGCTGTGAGACTAATTTTAGAAGCAATTGGCGAAGATCCAAACCGTGAAGGATTATTAGATACACCAAAGCGAGTAGCTAAAATGTATGAGGAAGTCTTTTCCGGGTTGAATGAAGATCCAAAAGAGCATTTTAAAACAGTTTTTGGAGAAGATCATGAAGAGCTAGTGCTTGTAAAAGATATTCCTTTTTACTCTATGTGTGAACACCACTTAGTGCCTTTTTACGGAAAAGCTCATGTTGCGTATATTCCAAAAGGCGGACGAGTGACCGGTTTAAGTAAGCTGGCAAGAGCGGTAGAAGCTGTTGCGAAACGTCCTCAGCTTCAGGAGAGAATTACATCTACAGTGGCGGATTCTATTGTAGAAACATTAGAGCCGCACGGGGTAATGGTAGTAGTGGAAGCAGAGCACATGTGTATGACCATGCGAGGCATTAAAAAGCCTGGGGCTATGACAATTACTTCTGCTGTGCGTGGAGTGTTAGAACACGATGCAAGTTCTAGAGCTGAAGTTTTATCATTGATCAAATCATAA
- a CDS encoding HU family DNA-binding protein, producing MNKTELINAVAEASELSKKDATKAVDAVFDTILEALKAEDKVQLIGFGNFEVRERAARKGRNPQTGEEIEIPASKVPAFKPGKALKDAVK from the coding sequence ATGAACAAGACAGAATTAATTAATGCTGTTGCAGAAGCAAGTGAGCTTTCAAAAAAGGATGCTACAAAAGCAGTTGATGCTGTTTTCGATACAATTTTAGAAGCTTTAAAAGCTGAGGACAAAGTTCAACTTATCGGTTTTGGTAACTTCGAAGTACGTGAACGTGCTGCTCGTAAAGGACGCAATCCACAAACTGGCGAAGAAATCGAAATTCCTGCTAGCAAAGTTCCTGCATTCAAACCAGGTAAAGCTCTTAAAGATGCTGTAAAATAA
- the spoIVA gene encoding stage IV sporulation protein A, with amino-acid sequence MEKVDVFKDIAERTGGDIYLGVVGAVRTGKSTFIKKFMELVVLPHIENEAERARTQDELPQSAAGKTIMTTEPKFVPNQAVNVLVDDGLEVNIRLVDCVGYTVPGAKGYEDENGPRMINTPWYEEPIPFHEAAEIGTRKVIQEHSTIGVVITTDGSIGDIPRQDYVEAEERVINELKEVGKPFIMVINTVQPYHPDTEKLRAKLNEKYDIPVLAMSVESMRDTDVMNVLREALYEFPVLEVNVNLPSWVMILKDKHWLRESYQEAVKETVKDIKRLRDVERVVEQFSQFEFIDQARLAGIEMGQGIAEIDLYAPDDLYDQILKEIVGVEIRGRDHLLQLMQDFVHAKTEYDQVSDALRMVKQTGYGVAAPSLSDMSLDEPEIIRQGSRFGVRLKAVAPSIHMIKVDVESEFAPIIGTEKQSEELVRYLMQDFEDDPLSIWNSDIFGRSLSSIVREGIQGKLSLMPENARYKLKETLERIINEGSGGLIAIIL; translated from the coding sequence TTGGAAAAGGTGGATGTATTTAAAGATATCGCTGAACGTACAGGAGGCGATATATATTTAGGTGTGGTGGGAGCAGTTCGAACAGGAAAATCTACATTTATTAAAAAGTTTATGGAGCTGGTGGTCCTGCCTCACATCGAGAACGAGGCAGAAAGAGCTCGCACACAAGATGAACTACCACAAAGTGCAGCTGGAAAAACGATTATGACAACTGAGCCAAAATTCGTACCGAATCAAGCAGTCAATGTTTTGGTAGATGACGGGCTAGAAGTTAACATACGGTTAGTAGATTGTGTAGGATATACAGTGCCAGGCGCTAAAGGGTACGAAGATGAAAATGGACCTCGAATGATCAATACACCTTGGTATGAAGAACCAATTCCATTTCACGAAGCGGCTGAAATTGGAACGAGAAAGGTCATTCAAGAACACTCAACGATTGGTGTCGTCATTACAACAGATGGCTCAATTGGAGATATACCTCGTCAAGATTACGTGGAAGCAGAAGAGCGCGTCATTAATGAGCTAAAAGAAGTAGGCAAACCATTTATCATGGTTATTAATACCGTACAGCCATATCATCCCGATACAGAAAAGCTTCGTGCAAAGCTTAATGAAAAATATGATATCCCAGTATTAGCGATGAGTGTGGAAAGCATGCGCGATACTGATGTGATGAACGTATTAAGAGAAGCACTATACGAGTTCCCTGTATTAGAAGTCAACGTTAATCTACCAAGCTGGGTAATGATTTTAAAAGATAAACATTGGCTGCGTGAAAGCTATCAAGAAGCCGTTAAAGAAACGGTAAAAGATATTAAGAGACTGAGAGACGTTGAACGGGTAGTAGAGCAATTTAGCCAGTTTGAGTTTATCGATCAGGCTCGATTAGCCGGAATTGAGATGGGGCAGGGGATTGCCGAAATTGACTTATACGCTCCAGATGACTTATATGATCAGATTTTGAAAGAAATCGTGGGAGTAGAAATTCGCGGAAGAGATCATTTGCTGCAGTTAATGCAAGACTTTGTGCATGCAAAAACCGAGTATGATCAAGTCTCTGATGCACTTCGCATGGTTAAGCAAACGGGTTATGGTGTAGCTGCACCTTCGCTTTCAGATATGAGCCTTGATGAACCTGAAATTATTCGCCAAGGATCGCGTTTTGGAGTTCGTTTAAAAGCAGTGGCACCTTCTATACACATGATTAAAGTGGATGTAGAATCAGAATTTGCGCCGATTATCGGAACGGAGAAGCAAAGCGAAGAATTAGTTCGTTATTTGATGCAAGACTTTGAAGATGATCCGCTTTCAATTTGGAATTCAGATATATTTGGCCGCTCTCTAAGTTCAATCGTAAGAGAAGGGATTCAAGGAAAGCTGTCGCTGATGCCTGAAAATGCGCGATATAAGTTAAAAGAAACGCTAGAACGGATTATTAACGAAGGATCTGGAGGTTTAATCGCGATTATTTTATAA
- a CDS encoding DUF2768 domain-containing protein, with translation MSPGLLKMWISLGSIVFMFIAVFSIYFSRYKITNRVGKIVLAFIAYSLMIVAGLIMVIVVFSGPTDA, from the coding sequence TTGTCGCCAGGTTTGTTAAAGATGTGGATTTCATTGGGTTCCATTGTATTTATGTTTATTGCGGTATTTTCTATTTACTTTAGTCGTTATAAAATCACGAACCGCGTTGGTAAAATTGTACTCGCTTTCATTGCCTATTCGCTCATGATTGTAGCAGGTCTTATTATGGTAATTGTTGTATTCAGCGGTCCGACAGATGCTTAA
- a CDS encoding NAD(P)H-dependent glycerol-3-phosphate dehydrogenase yields MERIAVLGAGSWGTALAFVLAENGHDVRIWGHRQQVIDQINETHQNEKYLPGVELPHQIKGFTSLEKAIEGVETLILAVPTKAIREVLQQLKSLTDELFTIVHVSKGIEPDSLLRISQMIQQEIDTKDIVVLSGPSHAEEVSRRQPTTVTSASTNIQAAEKVQDLFNNQQYFRVYTNPDVIGVEIGGALKNIIALAAGITDGLGYGDNAKAALMTRGLAEIARLGTVLGANPLTFSGLTGIGDLIVTCTSVHSRNWRAGNLLGKGKNLDEVLENMGMVVEGVRTTKAAYQLSQKYDVKMPIADALYNVLFNDVKAKDAVDALMSRTKTHEMEDLANVLGEKLN; encoded by the coding sequence GTGGAAAGAATAGCTGTACTAGGAGCAGGGAGTTGGGGAACTGCATTAGCTTTCGTATTGGCGGAAAATGGACACGATGTTCGCATTTGGGGACATAGACAACAAGTCATTGATCAAATCAACGAGACGCATCAGAATGAAAAATATCTGCCTGGTGTAGAGCTTCCTCATCAGATTAAAGGTTTTACGTCATTAGAAAAGGCAATAGAGGGTGTTGAAACCCTTATTTTAGCTGTTCCAACGAAGGCCATTCGTGAAGTGTTGCAACAGCTAAAATCCCTTACCGATGAACTGTTTACAATTGTTCACGTAAGTAAAGGAATTGAACCGGATTCTCTTTTACGTATATCTCAAATGATTCAACAAGAAATTGATACAAAAGACATCGTTGTCTTATCAGGCCCGAGTCATGCTGAAGAAGTAAGTAGAAGGCAGCCGACAACCGTGACGTCAGCTTCAACAAATATACAAGCAGCAGAAAAAGTACAGGATTTATTTAATAATCAACAGTACTTCCGTGTTTATACAAATCCTGATGTGATTGGTGTGGAAATTGGGGGAGCGTTAAAAAATATTATTGCTCTTGCTGCTGGTATTACGGATGGACTTGGATATGGTGACAATGCGAAGGCCGCTCTTATGACTCGTGGCTTAGCTGAAATCGCTCGTTTAGGTACGGTGCTTGGCGCCAATCCTCTGACGTTCTCAGGTTTAACCGGGATTGGAGACTTGATTGTAACGTGTACAAGCGTTCATTCTCGAAATTGGCGCGCTGGTAATCTTCTTGGAAAAGGCAAAAATTTAGACGAAGTATTAGAAAATATGGGAATGGTTGTAGAAGGTGTACGCACGACGAAAGCAGCTTACCAGCTATCTCAAAAATACGACGTGAAAATGCCGATTGCTGATGCTTTATATAATGTACTGTTTAATGATGTGAAGGCAAAAGATGCAGTAGACGCGCTTATGTCTCGTACTAAAACACATGAAATGGAAGATTTAGCGAATGTTTTAGGAGAAAAATTAAATTAA
- the der gene encoding ribosome biogenesis GTPase Der translates to MPKPIIAIVGRPNVGKSTIFNRIVGERVSIVEDIPGVTRDRIYSSGEWLNLDFNIIDTGGIDIGDEPFLEQIKQQAEIAIDEADVIIFLVNGRDGITAADEEVAKILYKSKKPVVLAVNKVDNPEMRELIYDFYALGYGEPFPISGTHGLGLGDLLDEAAKHFPKEKDEDYGEDVIKFSLIGRPNVGKSSLVNALLGEDRVIVSDLAGTTRDAIDTKFTKEDQEYVVIDTAGMRKRGKVYESTEKYSVLRALKAIERSDVVLIVLNAEEGIIEQDKKIAGYAQEAGKAVVIVVNKWDTVEKDEKTMKKFEENIREHFQFLTYAPIVFLSAKTKKRTHTLLPMIDLASESHAVRVETSILNDVIMDAVAMNPTPTHNGNRLKIYYTTQVAIKPPTFVVFVNDPELMHFSYKRFLENKLREAFGFEGTPIKIIARPRK, encoded by the coding sequence ATGCCAAAACCAATTATTGCGATTGTTGGTCGTCCCAACGTAGGAAAATCAACAATTTTCAACCGAATTGTAGGAGAGCGAGTATCTATTGTAGAAGATATTCCGGGTGTAACTCGTGATCGTATCTATAGTTCAGGTGAGTGGCTGAATTTGGACTTTAACATTATTGATACTGGCGGTATTGATATTGGAGATGAGCCATTTTTAGAACAAATCAAACAGCAGGCAGAAATTGCAATTGATGAAGCGGACGTAATCATTTTTCTAGTGAATGGACGCGATGGAATTACTGCAGCTGATGAAGAAGTGGCGAAAATTTTATACAAATCCAAAAAGCCCGTCGTCCTAGCCGTTAATAAAGTAGATAATCCTGAAATGAGAGAATTAATCTATGATTTCTACGCACTAGGATATGGAGAACCGTTCCCAATCTCAGGAACGCATGGTTTAGGTTTAGGTGACCTGTTAGACGAGGCAGCTAAGCATTTTCCAAAAGAAAAAGACGAAGACTACGGAGAAGACGTCATTAAATTTTCATTGATTGGTCGTCCTAACGTAGGGAAATCTTCATTAGTTAATGCTCTTCTAGGTGAAGATCGTGTTATTGTCAGTGATCTCGCCGGTACGACACGCGATGCTATTGATACGAAGTTTACAAAAGAAGATCAAGAATATGTTGTTATTGATACAGCTGGAATGAGAAAGCGTGGAAAAGTGTACGAGAGTACTGAAAAATACAGCGTACTTCGCGCATTAAAGGCAATTGAACGCTCAGACGTTGTCTTAATTGTATTAAATGCTGAAGAGGGTATTATTGAACAAGATAAGAAAATTGCTGGCTATGCACAAGAAGCTGGAAAAGCTGTCGTCATTGTTGTGAACAAATGGGATACAGTAGAAAAAGATGAAAAAACAATGAAAAAATTTGAAGAAAATATACGCGAGCATTTTCAGTTCTTAACATATGCTCCAATTGTATTCCTTTCAGCTAAAACGAAAAAACGTACGCATACGCTATTGCCAATGATTGATCTTGCAAGCGAAAGCCATGCGGTACGTGTAGAAACAAGCATCTTAAACGATGTAATTATGGATGCAGTAGCAATGAACCCTACGCCTACTCACAACGGCAACCGCTTAAAAATCTATTACACAACTCAAGTAGCAATCAAGCCGCCAACTTTTGTTGTGTTTGTAAATGATCCTGAGCTAATGCATTTTTCATATAAACGTTTCTTAGAAAATAAGCTTCGTGAAGCTTTTGGATTCGAAGGAACTCCAATTAAAATTATTGCAAGACCAAGAAAATAA
- a CDS encoding YphA family membrane protein: MDGIFFYWLSWMGWIVATFLMPKTARRWKVAAIILISILLSGMNMHMTQFSCSYTALFLVGVACVYASGYSRFQQLYYVIVCGIIIIAYASFCLLELYDPVWIFIDRKWILTGLILYICFMVVKDAEKRFAAIILGVVGGDFLYAVVIRDIASYEIGSLRTLDVLATAVGAMFIWEMLVYFSAYLDLYVLKSHRQKQSTYK; this comes from the coding sequence GTGGACGGAATTTTCTTTTATTGGCTTTCGTGGATGGGATGGATTGTTGCGACTTTTCTTATGCCCAAAACAGCTAGGCGTTGGAAGGTAGCAGCCATTATATTAATCAGTATACTCCTAAGCGGAATGAACATGCATATGACTCAGTTTTCATGTAGCTACACCGCTTTGTTTTTAGTGGGAGTAGCGTGTGTGTATGCTTCAGGCTACAGCCGATTTCAGCAGTTATATTATGTTATTGTATGCGGCATTATAATAATTGCCTATGCTAGTTTTTGTTTACTTGAGCTCTATGATCCTGTCTGGATTTTTATTGATCGTAAGTGGATTTTGACTGGACTTATCTTATATATTTGCTTTATGGTGGTTAAAGATGCTGAAAAAAGATTCGCAGCAATCATTTTAGGTGTAGTTGGAGGAGACTTTTTATACGCAGTTGTCATTCGGGATATCGCATCTTATGAAATAGGGTCTCTTCGTACACTCGACGTTTTAGCCACAGCAGTAGGAGCGATGTTTATTTGGGAGATGCTGGTTTATTTCTCTGCTTATTTAGATTTGTACGTGCTGAAGTCTCACAGGCAAAAGCAAAGTACTTACAAATAG
- a CDS encoding YpzI family protein, producing the protein MGKDRQEKKLKESKRVESDRDQGLHYPGATSLQSPEEARELNEHK; encoded by the coding sequence ATGGGAAAAGATCGTCAAGAGAAAAAATTAAAGGAATCAAAACGAGTTGAATCTGACCGTGATCAAGGACTTCACTATCCGGGAGCAACTAGCTTGCAAAGTCCTGAAGAAGCGCGCGAGTTAAATGAGCATAAATAA
- a CDS encoding MFS transporter, with the protein MKKGHPIFTIFLFFLGWVFMYADRNILSPVMGDIGAQWDLNKAELGLMSTVFFAAYAAMQIPTGFLADRFGRVKILVAGYILFGVATFFTGLTTTFGMFLLMRALTGLGEGTYYGSQYGISSSITSERYRGLVSALINSGMAFGISLGFIGSTYITYTLEKDWQFTFYLFAIPTIVIAILIAFFVKDKQRDQEKNSLNKETKQSLKVLFTKNHIFVYILIFCSLYGFFGMLTWLPYYLQHSRGLEGSQTGIIASLVPWASIPGAIFFGYISDRIANKKALIVSLSVAGALCQFFIPYTESYSWLLIGLIVYGLIGKLALDPILISYMADITPSSMYSKVYGFFNFSGMLSSIFAPYITGYFADKLGSMEFGFYLSGALLLVGGVLFLFTGKKERSYPVSHPVLK; encoded by the coding sequence ATGAAAAAGGGACATCCTATATTTACAATTTTTCTTTTCTTTTTAGGCTGGGTTTTCATGTATGCAGATCGTAATATTTTATCTCCAGTTATGGGAGATATCGGTGCGCAGTGGGATCTTAATAAAGCTGAACTTGGGCTAATGTCTACCGTATTTTTTGCAGCGTATGCAGCTATGCAGATTCCAACGGGTTTTTTGGCAGATCGATTTGGTCGCGTTAAGATCTTAGTGGCTGGATACATTTTGTTTGGAGTTGCCACATTCTTTACAGGACTTACGACTACTTTTGGTATGTTCTTGCTCATGCGGGCGCTGACAGGACTTGGAGAAGGAACGTATTATGGTTCACAATACGGAATTTCTTCAAGCATCACGTCTGAACGATACCGAGGTCTAGTGTCTGCGCTCATCAATAGTGGAATGGCTTTTGGTATATCGCTTGGTTTTATCGGTTCTACATACATTACATATACGTTAGAAAAAGACTGGCAGTTTACTTTTTACTTATTTGCTATTCCGACTATAGTAATAGCTATTTTAATAGCTTTCTTTGTAAAAGATAAGCAAAGGGATCAAGAAAAAAATTCGCTAAATAAAGAAACAAAGCAGTCGCTAAAAGTATTATTTACAAAAAATCATATTTTCGTATACATTTTAATCTTCTGCTCTCTTTACGGATTTTTTGGGATGCTGACGTGGCTTCCTTATTATTTGCAGCACTCGCGCGGCTTAGAAGGGTCTCAAACAGGCATCATAGCATCTTTAGTACCGTGGGCGTCTATTCCAGGAGCAATCTTCTTTGGATATATATCGGATCGAATTGCAAATAAAAAAGCATTAATTGTGAGTTTGTCAGTAGCGGGCGCTTTATGTCAATTTTTTATTCCCTATACAGAGAGTTATTCTTGGCTATTAATCGGCTTAATTGTGTACGGTCTGATAGGGAAATTAGCATTAGATCCGATTTTAATTTCGTATATGGCGGATATTACTCCCTCTTCCATGTACTCTAAAGTGTACGGTTTTTTTAACTTCAGCGGCATGCTGTCATCGATCTTTGCACCTTACATTACCGGATATTTTGCAGATAAACTTGGAAGTATGGAATTCGGATTTTATTTGTCAGGAGCACTATTGTTAGTGGGAGGAGTTCTCTTTTTGTTTACAGGAAAGAAAGAACGTTCCTATCCTGTTTCACATCCAGTTTTAAAATAA
- the fni gene encoding type 2 isopentenyl-diphosphate Delta-isomerase, with product MSRAKRKIDHIHHAIQTGQHRLHGLDDIRFVHNSLPNTGVHDVHIDTKIGELLLSSPIFINAMTGGGGQETERINRSFAQIAHHGQLAMAVGSQMAAIKDEKEEQSYRVVRQENPNGIIFANLGSEATVEQAKKAVDMLEANGLQIHLNVIQELVMPEGDRDFTDALHRIERIVREVTVPVIVKEVGFGMSAQAVQKLKDVGVEIVDIGGYGGTNFSKIENERRAKHFHFFNDWGISTAASLAEVSQHVEGISIIGSGGIQTSMDVAKSIALGASATGMAGYFLSILMKSGLEAVVEEIAELHEELTFIMAALGATSIAKLQQMPLVITGDTHSWLTQRNVSIETFNNR from the coding sequence GTGAGCAGAGCAAAACGTAAAATTGATCACATTCATCATGCGATTCAAACGGGACAGCATCGGCTGCACGGGCTAGATGATATTCGCTTCGTTCATAATAGCTTACCAAATACAGGCGTGCACGATGTTCATATTGATACAAAAATTGGCGAACTTTTGTTAAGTTCGCCAATTTTTATAAATGCTATGACGGGTGGAGGCGGACAAGAAACGGAACGGATTAACCGTTCGTTTGCTCAAATTGCTCATCATGGTCAATTAGCAATGGCCGTTGGATCGCAGATGGCTGCGATTAAAGATGAAAAGGAAGAACAATCATACAGAGTAGTGCGTCAAGAAAACCCTAACGGAATTATTTTTGCCAACCTAGGCAGTGAAGCTACAGTTGAACAAGCTAAAAAAGCGGTTGATATGCTTGAAGCAAATGGACTTCAAATTCATTTAAATGTTATACAAGAACTGGTCATGCCAGAGGGAGATCGTGATTTTACCGATGCATTACATCGTATTGAACGAATTGTCCGAGAAGTAACCGTTCCTGTAATTGTCAAAGAAGTAGGTTTTGGGATGAGCGCTCAAGCAGTGCAAAAACTTAAAGATGTTGGTGTTGAAATCGTTGATATTGGTGGGTACGGTGGTACCAATTTTTCGAAAATCGAAAATGAAAGACGAGCAAAACATTTTCACTTCTTTAATGATTGGGGAATTTCCACAGCAGCTTCTTTAGCGGAAGTATCTCAGCACGTAGAAGGTATATCCATTATTGGTTCAGGAGGTATTCAAACCTCTATGGATGTTGCTAAGTCCATTGCGTTAGGAGCTTCTGCAACGGGAATGGCAGGATATTTTCTATCCATTTTAATGAAGTCTGGTTTAGAAGCAGTCGTAGAAGAGATAGCCGAGCTGCATGAGGAGTTAACGTTTATAATGGCTGCATTAGGAGCAACTTCTATTGCTAAGCTTCAGCAAATGCCTCTAGTTATTACAGGGGATACCCATAGCTGGCTGACTCAGCGAAATGTATCTATAGAAACATTTAATAACAGATGA